The genomic interval AACAATCCCAGGCGAAAATGTTGTCGGGCACTCATGTAGATCTCTCTTCGGAGTCGGCCGAATCGGCCCGCTGCAGGAACCGCTTTACCCACGGGTGATCGGATGTGTCACGCAGAGTCGCCGGGTTCCCTTCGGCAACGATGCCCTTGCTTTCCTTGTCGAGCATAATGACCCGGTCGGCAATCGCAAAAATACTGGCCAGCTCGTGGCTGACGATCACGATGGTCATATCCAGGCTGCGCGCCAGCCGCAGAATCAACTGGTCGAGCTCCGCCGAAGTGATCGGGTCCAGTCCGGCCGAAGGTTCGTCCAGGAACAGCACTTCCGGGTCCAGCACCATCGCGCGCGCGATCGCCGCGCGCTTTTGCATGCCTCCGCTGATCTCCGAGGGCATGAAGTCCGCAAACTCGCCGAGCCCGACCAGCTGCAGGCGCGCCTTGGCGATCGCGTCCATCGCCTCGCGCGGCAGGTCGGTATGGACCTCCAGCGGCAACCGAACGTTCTCCAATAGCGTCATGGAGCCAAACAGCGCCCCCATCTGGTACATCACACCCACCCGGCGCAGGATCGCCGCGCGCTCTTCGCCATCGGCAGTCGTGATGTCGGCACCGGCCACCCAGATGTTGCCCTTCTGCGGCGTATACAGTCCGATCATGTGCTTGAGGAGCGTACTCTTGCCGCTCCCGGACCCGCCGAGGATTACGAAGATCTCGCCGCGCTGGACGTCGAAGTTGACGTCCCGCATCAGTACAAAGTCACCGAACCCCATGGTGAGGTCGCGCACCTTGATCACCGGCTCCGCGCTCGCCACCCGTCAGACCCCCATGTGATAGAACAGGACGGCGAACAGGCCGTCGAACACCACGATCAGGATGATCGACGTCACCACCGCGCTGGTCGTGGAGATCCCTACGGCGGCCGCCCCGCTGGCCGTTTGCAGCCCGCGCAGGCAGCCCACGCCGGCGATCAGCAGGCCAAAGATCACGGCCTTGAACAGCCCCGAGAACAGATCCGACAGGCTGAGCGCGACGGTCACCTGATTGAAGAACGCCGTCCAGGGGATCCCGAAGCCCTGCATCACCACTGCAGCGCCCAGCAGGCCGATCATGTTCGCGTACAGCGCAAGCAACGGCGCGACCAGAATGCCGGCGAGCACCTTGGGCAACACCAGAAAACGAACCGGGTCGAGCCCCATCGTCTTCAGGGCGTTAACCTCCTCGTTCACCTTCATCGTGCCGATCTCGGCGGCGAACGCCGCCCCGGAGCGCCCGGCCAGCAGTATCGCCATCATCAACGGCCCCAGTTCGCGGAACAGCGAAACCGCCACCAGATTGGCGACGAAGATCTCGCCACCAAACTGCCGCATCGCGATCGCGGACTGGAATGCCAGGATCACGCCCAGCAGGAAGGCAATCAGGGAGACGATGGGCAGCGCCTGGAATCCGGCCGCCTCGGCGACCCGGAAGGTATCGCCCCAGCGAACCTGGCGGGGATGCACCAGCGCCGAACCCAGCGCCCGCGTCAGTTCGCCAATGAATCCGAACTGCGAATAGGCCGCCTGCCCGACCCGGGACACCGCCTCCAGCGACTGGGCCCACAGTCCCCCACGTGTTTCGTGACGTGCCGGTTCAACGGTTTCCAGCTCTCGGTACGGGGTCAGCTGCTCCTCCACCAGGCCCTGGACACCCACCAGCTCCACCTTGCGCCCCGCCCGCTCGATATCGCGCTCCAGGGCATGGAGTAACGCCGCCCCGGCACCATCGCAATACTCGAGGTCCCCGACATCCAGCATCACCGCGGCCTGCGTACCCTGGGCCAGCTCGCGGGCGCGGCGGCGCAGAGGCGACCAGGCCCGCTCCACTGCATGCACGTCCAGCCGACCGGCCAGGTGCAGGCGGGCATCCGGCGAGGCTGTGGCATCATAGCGAAACGTCTGACCCGAATCGGCGGCCTGCTTGTCCATACTGTCGCTCGTGGGGCAATTGCGGCCATGGTAGCCGCAAACTCACCCGGCACGCGAAGCGGGGCTTAAATCTTTCCCACGCATCACGCTGATCGGTCTGCCCCTTTTCCGCCCGACACCATCCACCACGAGGAGCCCAATGCCCGCGGCCAACGAAGCTCTCCACCAGGTCGAAAGCGCGCTGAACGACATCCTGCTGGGCAAACCCGATCGGGTCCGGCTGGCGTTGACCTGCCTGCTCGCCAATGGCCACCTGCTGATTGAAGACCAGCCGGGCGTTGGCAAGACAACCCTCGCACACGCGCTGGCCGCAGCGATGAACCTCGATTACCGCCGCGTGCAATTCACCAGCGATCTCCTGCCCGGCGATGTCCTCGGGGTGTCGGTGTTCGAGCAGAGCTCCGGCGAGTTCCGCTTTCACCCCGGCCCGATCTTTACCCAGGTTCTGCTGGCCGACGAGATCAATCGCGCACCCCCCAAGACCCAGAGCGCCCTGCTCGAGGCGATGGAAGAACGTCAGGCCAGTGTGGAGGGCGCAACCCGCCCCCTGCCCCAACCGTTCTTCGTAATCGCCACGCAGAACCCGGAAGAACAGGTCGGCACACATCCCCTGCCGGAATCCCAGATGGATCGCTTCCTGATGCGCATCGAACTGGGCTATCCCGATGCCCGTGCCGAGCGCGCGTTGCTCGAACGCGGCGGTGGCGCGGCGGCACCCGTTGCGCATCCTGCCCCGAGCGCGATCGTCACACCCGAGGACCTGCAGGGCTGGCAGTCCCGAATTAACCAGGTGCATGCCGAGCCAGTGGTGCTGGACTATCTGCAGGACCTGATACAGGCGAGCCGCGACCGCGCACGCTTTGCCCACGGGCTCTCGCCCCGCGCCGGGCTCGGCCTGCTGCGCGCCGCACGGGCCCATGCCTTTCTCGATGGGCGCGACTACGTCACTCCGGATGACCTGGCGGACGTCCTGCCGGCCGTGTCCGGCCATCGGATCCGAGCCCGCGAACCGGACACCCCCGCACGCACGGTGGAACGGCTGTTGGAATGCGTGCCGGTTCGTTAGCCCTGCACAAGCGCTTCCGATCGCAGGGGCAACGCCTGCGTGAAGGCGTGATCCGCTGGATCACGCGGCGCCACCGCGACGATGGCTCGGAGGCGACGCTTGGCCGCGACCGCATCTACATCCTGCCGACCCGGGCCGGTTACACCCTCCTGGCGATCCTCGGGGTGATGCTGCTGGGGGCGATCAACTACTCCAACAACATGGCGTTCCTGCTGACTTTTCTCCTGGTCGGGATCGGCCATAACGCCATCTGGTATACCCATCGCAACCTGCTCGGGCTCAAGGTGTCGTCGCTGCCCACCACACCGGTTTTCGCCGGACAGCCGTTGTCCGTCTCCCTGCGCCTGGAGGATACGCGCGGCCGCGACCGGGAAGCCCTGCACCTGAGCATTGGCGAATACACAAGCGTGCCCGTTGCAGTACCGGCCCGCGGGCAGCAAGTGGTCAGCCTGCCCCTCCCGCCGCTCGGCCGCGGAGTCTACCGGCTACCCCGTCAACACCTGGGCACCCAGTATCCGCTCGGCATCCTGAATGCCTGGAGCTGGCTTGGGTTGGCCGCCGAAATCCTTGTGTACCCGCAACCCGTGGACCCGGGCGCCGCCCATACCGGTCTCGGAGACGAAGCCGGCCCCCAGCGGCGTCAGGAAGCCTCCACACCCGATCACATCCGCCCGTACCGCCCCGGAGACCCGCCCGGCCGGATCCTGTGGAAGGCCCTGGCCCGCACCGGCAAGCTGCACATCCGCGAAACGGTCGCAGGAGGCCGTGACACGCTCTGGATCGACTGGTCCTCCATGCCAGCCAGCGACACCGAGACGCGCCTCT from Thioalkalivibrio sp. ALJ12 carries:
- a CDS encoding ABC transporter ATP-binding protein, producing the protein MASAEPVIKVRDLTMGFGDFVLMRDVNFDVQRGEIFVILGGSGSGKSTLLKHMIGLYTPQKGNIWVAGADITTADGEERAAILRRVGVMYQMGALFGSMTLLENVRLPLEVHTDLPREAMDAIAKARLQLVGLGEFADFMPSEISGGMQKRAAIARAMVLDPEVLFLDEPSAGLDPITSAELDQLILRLARSLDMTIVIVSHELASIFAIADRVIMLDKESKGIVAEGNPATLRDTSDHPWVKRFLQRADSADSEERST
- a CDS encoding MlaE family lipid ABC transporter permease subunit is translated as MDKQAADSGQTFRYDATASPDARLHLAGRLDVHAVERAWSPLRRRARELAQGTQAAVMLDVGDLEYCDGAGAALLHALERDIERAGRKVELVGVQGLVEEQLTPYRELETVEPARHETRGGLWAQSLEAVSRVGQAAYSQFGFIGELTRALGSALVHPRQVRWGDTFRVAEAAGFQALPIVSLIAFLLGVILAFQSAIAMRQFGGEIFVANLVAVSLFRELGPLMMAILLAGRSGAAFAAEIGTMKVNEEVNALKTMGLDPVRFLVLPKVLAGILVAPLLALYANMIGLLGAAVVMQGFGIPWTAFFNQVTVALSLSDLFSGLFKAVIFGLLIAGVGCLRGLQTASGAAAVGISTTSAVVTSIILIVVFDGLFAVLFYHMGV
- a CDS encoding MoxR family ATPase; this encodes MPAANEALHQVESALNDILLGKPDRVRLALTCLLANGHLLIEDQPGVGKTTLAHALAAAMNLDYRRVQFTSDLLPGDVLGVSVFEQSSGEFRFHPGPIFTQVLLADEINRAPPKTQSALLEAMEERQASVEGATRPLPQPFFVIATQNPEEQVGTHPLPESQMDRFLMRIELGYPDARAERALLERGGGAAAPVAHPAPSAIVTPEDLQGWQSRINQVHAEPVVLDYLQDLIQASRDRARFAHGLSPRAGLGLLRAARAHAFLDGRDYVTPDDLADVLPAVSGHRIRAREPDTPARTVERLLECVPVR
- a CDS encoding DUF58 domain-containing protein, which produces MRAGSLALHKRFRSQGQRLREGVIRWITRRHRDDGSEATLGRDRIYILPTRAGYTLLAILGVMLLGAINYSNNMAFLLTFLLVGIGHNAIWYTHRNLLGLKVSSLPTTPVFAGQPLSVSLRLEDTRGRDREALHLSIGEYTSVPVAVPARGQQVVSLPLPPLGRGVYRLPRQHLGTQYPLGILNAWSWLGLAAEILVYPQPVDPGAAHTGLGDEAGPQRRQEASTPDHIRPYRPGDPPGRILWKALARTGKLHIRETVAGGRDTLWIDWSSMPASDTETRLSMLCHQILAAEAEGRAWGLRLPDQILPPGQGPAQRERGLRALAEFRFEPIPLPIPETPRRTKE